One window of Vitis riparia cultivar Riparia Gloire de Montpellier isolate 1030 chromosome 5, EGFV_Vit.rip_1.0, whole genome shotgun sequence genomic DNA carries:
- the LOC117915347 gene encoding heat shock 70 kDa protein 8-like: protein MAEQAYTVASDSETTGEEKISSAFPEIAIGIDIGTSQCSVAVWNGTQVELLKNTRNQKMMRSYVTFKDEIPSGGVSNQVSNELDILSGAAIFNMKRLIGRVDTDPVVHASKSLPFLVHTMNIGIRPFIAALVNNVWRATTPEEVLAIFLVELRTMAEEQLKRPIRNVVLTVPVSFNRFQLTRIERACAMAGLHVLRLMPEPTAVALLYAQQQQQTIHENMGSGNEKVALIFNMGAGYCDVAITATAGGISQIKALSGTTMGGEDMLQNLMNHLVPNSESFFFNHGINDIKSIGLLRVAAQDAIHKLSYQTSVQVEVDLGNGLKISKVVSRVEFEELNHDVFEKCRSLIIQCLHDAKVEVEDVSDVILVGGCSQIPMIRNVVKDICKGREIYAGMNSMEAAVTGAALEGAVASGISDPFGNLDLLTIQATPLSIGIRADGNNVVHIINRNTTIPARKELVFSTAHDNQTEALIVVYEGEGKKVEENHLLGFFKITRIPPLPKGVPEINVCMDIDASNVLRVLAGVVLPGNKQLVTPFMEVRMPTVDDGHGWCAEAIHKTHGSTLDLVTLWKKVME from the coding sequence ATGGCTGAACAAGCATACACTGTGGCATCTGATAGTGAAACAACTGGAGAGGAAAAGATTTCCTCAGCTTTCCCAGAAATTGCAATTGGAATTGACATTGGCACTTCACAATGCAGTGTTGCAGTCTGGAATGGCACCCAGGTGGAGCTCCTTAAGAACACTAGAAACCAGAAGATGATGAGATCATATGTCACCTTCAAAGATGAAATTCCTTCAGGTGGTGTCAGCAACCAAGTCTCTAATGAGCTTGACATCTTATCTGGAGCTGCAATTTTCAACATGAAACGCCTAATTGGTAGAGTTGACACTGATCCAGTTGTTCATGCAAGCAAAAGCCTCCCATTTTTGGTACATACAATGAACATTGGGATTCGGCCATTTATTGCAGCCTTGGTGAACAATGTATGGAGAGCTACCACTCCGGAAGAAGTTCTTGCAATATTTTTAGTGGAATTGAGAACCATGGCTGAAGAACAACTTAAACGTCCCATAAGAAATGTTGTTTTAACTGTTCCAGTTTCATTCAACCGGTTCCAACTGACACGAATTGAGCGAGCCTGTGCCATGGCTGGCCTCCATGTCCTCAGATTGATGCCCGAACCAACTGCTGTAGCACTGCTTTATGCACAGCAGCAACAACAGACTATACATGAGAATATGGGCAGCGGAAATGAGAAGGTTGCTCTCATTTTTAATATGGGTGCAGGATATTGTGATGTAGCTATAACAGCTACAGCAGGGGGAATTTCACAGATAAAAGCCTTATCAGGGACCACCATGGGAGGAGAAGACATGCTTCAGAATTTGATGAATCATCTCGTGCCAAATTCAGAGTCTTTCTTCTTCAACCATGGAATTAACGATATCAAATCGATAGGGTTGCTTAGAGTAGCAGCTCAGGATGCAATTCACAAACTCTCTTACCAAACTTCTGTTCAAGTTGAGGTTGACTTGGgaaatgggttaaaaataagTAAGGTTGTGAGTCGGGTGGAATTTGAGGAATTGAATCATGATGTGTTTGAGAAATGTCGAAGCCTCATAATCCAGTGCCTGCATGATGCAAAGGTGGAAGTAGAGGATGTGAGTGATGTAATACTCGTTGGTGGGTGTTCCCAAATTCCAATGATTAGGAATGTCGTCAAGGATATCTGTAAGGGAAGAGAAATATATGCAGGGATGAATTCAATGGAAGCTGCTGTTACTGGAGCAGCATTGGAAGGAGCAGTTGCTTCAGGTATTAGTGATCCTTTTGGCAATCTGGACTTGCTAACTATTCAAGCTACCCCTCTTAGCATTGGGATTCGAGCTGATGGAAACAACGTTGTTCACATCATAAATCGGAACACCACAATTCCAGCACGCAAGGAGCTGGTTTTCTCTACTGCTCATGACAACCAAACTGAGGCACTGATTGTTGTTTATGAAGGTGAGGGGAAAAAGGTAGAAGAGAACCACCTGTTGGGTTTTTTCAAGATTACCAGGATTCCTCCTCTCCCCAAAGGTGTTCCAGAGATTAATGTCTGCATGGACATTGATGCTTCAAATGTATTGAGGGTTTTGGCGGGGGTGGTGCTGCCAGGGAACAAACAACTAGTGACTCCCTTCATGGAAGTCAGGATGCCAACCGTTGACGATGGCCATGGCTGGTGTGCTGAAGCTATTCATAAAACTCATGGATCGACTCTAGACCTGGTTACATTGTGGAAGAAGGTAATGGAGTAA
- the LOC117915461 gene encoding primary amine oxidase-like, whose product MAPACNTLLFFVFFTFPLSIFSAASIHFHHPLDPLTLQELDQVRTIITASHHNLTFHYVGLDEPDKSIVASWLAHRTTAKTPPRRALVIARLNHQTHQFIVDLSTHSIVSDEIYSGSGFPMLTFEEQTAANSLALTHAPFRASVGRRGLKMEEIVGLSYTVGWYGEEGTSRRIVKVMFCYLDGTVNLYMRPIEGITVTVDLDEMKVIAYHDRLMVPVPKADGTDFRESKQKPPFGPRLKGITVVQPDGPSFTIHGHQISWANWDFHLAFDMRAGPIISVASIYDVEKKEQRRVLYRGYISELFVPYMDLTEEWYFRTFFDAGEYGFGLCAMPLQPLTDCPENAIFMDGYVTGQNGTPVNMTNVFCIFERYSGDIMWRHTEAEIPGKLITESRPEVSLVVRMVSAVGNYDYIIDWEFLQSGSIKLSVGLSGVLEVRGTAYTHVDQIHEEVYGTLLADNTLGAYHDHFLTYHLDLDVDGDTNSFVKSNLRKTLVSGNRSPRRSYWTVVSETAKTESDAKIQLGLKPAELLVVNPNKRTKVGNYVGYRLIPGSVVGPLLTDDDYSQRRGAFTRYNVWITPYNKSEKWVGGLYTDQSRGDDTLAQWSLRDREIENKDIVMWYTMGFHHVPYQEDFPLMPTISGGFELRPSNFFDSNPVLKVKPPRQVKWPSCPTSISDLP is encoded by the exons ATGGCTCCAGCCTGCAACACTCTCTTATTCTTCGTATTCTTCACATTCCCCCTTTCAATCTTCTCCGCAGCCTCCATCCACTTCCATCACCCACTTGACCCACTCACCCTACAGGAGCTCGACCAAGTCCGAACCATAATCACTGCATCGCACCACAACCTCACCTTCCATTACGTGGGCTTAGACGAACCAGACAAGTCAATCGTCGCCTCATGGCTCGCCCATCGCACAACCGCCAAAACACCACCTCGCCGAGCCCTCGTTATCGCCCGACTCAACCACCAAACCCATCAATTCATCGTGGACTTGTCCACCCACTCCATCGTTTCCGATGAAATCTACAGTGGTTCCGGATTCCCTATGCTCACTTTTGAAGAACAGACGGCTGCCAATTCATTGGCGCTAACGCACGCGCCGTTTCGGGCGTCTGTCGGCAGAAGGGGGCTTAAGATGGAGGAGATTGTGGGCTTAAGCTATACTGTGGGGTGGTACGGTGAGGAGGGAACTAGCAGAAGGATTGTGAAGGTTATGTTCTGTTACTTGGATGGGACAGTCAATTTGTACATGAGGCCTATAGAGGGGATAACGGTGACCGTTGATTTAGACGAGATGAAGGTCATCGCATATCACGACAGATTGATGGTTCCCGTGCCCAAAGCAGATGGGACGGATTTCAGAGAATCGAAGCAGAAGCCGCCCTTTGGTCCGCGTCTGAAGGGTATCACAGTCGTCCAACCAGATGGACCCAGTTTTACCATCCACGGCCACCAAATCAG TTGGGCGAATTGGGATTTCCACCTAGCATTTGACATGCGAGCGGGTCCGATCATATCAGTAGCGTCCATATACGATGTGGAGAAAAAAGAGCAGCGACGAGTTTTGTACAGAGGGTATATATCAGAGCTATTCGTCCCATACATGGACCTAACTGAAGAATGGTACTTTAGAACATTTTTTGATGCAGGCGAGTATGGGTTCGGGCTATGTGCCATGCCACTTCAGCCCCTCACAGACTGCCCAGAAAATGCAATCTTCATGGATGGTTACGTGACTGGCCAGAATGGGACGCCTGTGAATATGACTAATGTTTTTTGTATCTTCGAACGCTATTCTGGGGATATCATGTGGCGTCACACAGAGGCTGAGATTCCTGGAAAATTG ATTACCGAGTCTCGGCCGGAGGTCAGTCTGGTGGTGAGGATGGTATCGGCTGTGGGCAACTATGACTATATCATTGACTGGGAATTCCTGCAAAGCGGCTCTATAAAACTTTCG GTTGGGTTGAGTGGGGTGCTTGAAGTGAGAGGAACCGCTTACACTCACGTAGATCAAATACATGAGGAAGTCTATGGTACACTTTTGGCCGACAATACCCTTGGTGCATACCATGATCATTTCCTTACATATCATCTTGATCTTGACGTGGATGGTGATACCAACTCCTTTGTTAAGTCCAATTTGCGAAAGACGCTAGTGAGTGGCAACAGATCACCTAGGCGGAGTTATTGGACGGTTGTGAGCGAGACGGCTAAGACAGAGTCTGATGCTAAGATCCAATTGGGTTTGAAGCCGGCTGAGCTTTTAGTCGTGAATCCGAACAAGAGAACAAAAGTTGGGAATTACGTGGGTTATCGTTTGATCCCAGGATCTGTTGTAGGCCCGCTTCTAACCGACGATGATTACTCACAAAGGCGTGGAGCATTCACTAGATACAATGTTTGGATCACACCCTACAATAAGTCTGAAAAATGGGTTGGAGGACTATACACTGATCAAAGCCGAGGGGATGACACTTTAGCTCAATGGAGCCTCAG GGATAGGGAAATAGAAAACAAGGATATAGTTATGTGGTACACAATGGGCTTCCATCATGTGCCTTATCAAGAAGATTTTCCATTGATGCCAACGATAAGTGGGG
- the LOC117914043 gene encoding phosphatidylinositol transfer protein 3-like → MGKKDQKEKERVEAVLELLRKQAPLTVKQEKFCNNACVERFLRAKGDSVRKAAKHLRACLSWRESIGTEHLIADEFSAELAEGVAYVAGHDEESRPVMIFRIKQDYQKFHSQKLFTRLLVFTLEVAIQTMPRNVEQFVLLFDAGFFRSASAFMNLLLTALKIVAEYYPGRLHKAFVIDPPSLFSYLWKGVRPFLELSPATMVVSSLDFEESLEFNDFSSYPRASSLRFDPSSIPSTAKIGSCSSSRFSFTVSHHFDSLKPWYLSLADTSGSKVGPTSPSPSMLGPALISPLNARSLSFASPAARTPRGGIHGGSARPAKKSLFASTPLPERTNYGKNDAMSINHPRTPRPSFLQSPALFFRKECHVSRADKSRESFLPFLKFYRRPYDEMIYRSKMRPPLGGLISIVSPQLKRRHMSVSQRF, encoded by the exons ATGGGGAAGAAAGAtcagaaagagaaagagagagttgaAGCTGTACTTGAGCTTCTCAGAAAGCAAGCTCCACTTACTGTGAAACAG GAGAAGTTTTGCAACAACGCTTGTGTGGAACGGTTTCTGAGAGCGAAAGGTGATAGTGTGAGGAAGGCTGCGAAGCACTTGAGAGCTTGCCTTTCTTGGAGAGAGAGCATTGGAACTG AGCATTTGATCGCGGATGAGTTCTCCGCAGAGCTCGCTGAAGGCGTCGCTTACGTCGCAGGCCACGATGAAGAGTCAAGACCCGTAATG ATTTTCCGAATTAAGCAGGACTACCAGAAGTTTCATTCACAGAAACT ATTTACTCGTTTGCTGGTTTTTACACTGGAGGTGGCGATTCAAACCATGCCTAGAAACGTCGAGCAATTCGTCCTCCTCTTTGACGCAG GCTTTTTCAGATCGGCTTCGGCTTTTATGAATTTATTGCTGACTGCACTGAAAATTGTAGCCGAATATTACCCCGGTCGGCTTCACAAAGCTTTTGTCATCGATCCTCCCTCGCTTTTCTCTTATCTGTGGAAg GGCGTTCGACCGTTCCTGGAGTTATCTCCGGCGACGATGGTGGTTTCTTCGCTGGACTTTGAGGAGTCTCTGGAGTTCAACGACTTCTCATCGTATCCGCGAGCCTCGTCGCTCCGGTTTGACCCCTCTTCGATACCGTCGACGGCGAAGATCGGGTCATGCTCATCCTCACGATTTTCATTCACAGTTTCCCACCACTTCGACTCTTTGAAACCCTGGTACCTCTCATTGGCCGACACGTCAGGTTCGAAAGTTGGGCCCACCAGCCCCTCACCTTCTATGCTGGGACCGGCCCTGATTTCCCCACTCAACGCCAGATCACTCTCCTTCGCATCTCCTGCTGCCAGGACGCCACGCGGAGGCATCCACGGCGGCAGCGCCAGGCCGGCCAAGAAAAGCCTATTTGCTTCGACTCCACTGCCGGAGCGAACCAATTACGGCAAAAACGACGCCATGAGCATCAACCATCCGAGGACCCCAAGGCCATCCTTCCTCCAATCACCCGCACTGTTCTTCAGGAAGGAGTGCCACGTCAGCAGGGCCGACAAGTCTCGTGAATCGTTTCTTCCCTTTTTGAAGTTCTACAGGAGGCCGTACGACGAGATGATTTACAGGTCGAAGATGAGGCCCCCACTTGGTGGCCTCATTTCCATCGTCTCTCCTCAGCTCAAACGCCGCCACATGTCAGTATCTCAGCGGTTTTGA
- the LOC117914032 gene encoding uncharacterized protein LOC117914032 translates to MRDFPSCFGENGVQVADSTSSGVSRSTAQNLVTCVYSCKLGGKSCLIIITWSKNLVGQCLSVEIDDWMNQCLCKFDIKPWLFAKRKGSKSFEINSIQVDTYWDLSLAKFGSGPEPLEGFYLAVVFNGEMVLLLGDMRKEAFKKTNATPGFYNAIFVSKKEHIFGKKLYGTKAQFWDNGQNHNLSIECDTVGTDDPFLAIRIDSKMVMQVKHLRWKFRGNQTILIDGLPVEVFWDVHNWLFGPSVGNAVFMFQTCSSAEKLWSSQPFFDSSALLSPCSQNFREFKLQGLGFSLILYAWKNE, encoded by the coding sequence ATGAGAGACTTCCCATCTTGTTTTGGTGAAAATGGGGTCCAAGTAGCTGATTCTACTTCTTCAGGTGTCTCTAGGAGTACTGCTCAAAATTTGGTTACATGCGTTTATTCATGTAAATTAGGAGGCAAATCTTGCTTGATCATAATTACATGGAGCAAAAATCTGGTGGGTCAGTGCCTTAGCGTTGAAATCGATGATTGGATGAATCAGTGTCTCTGTAAATTTGACATAAAGCCATGGCTGTTCGCCAAAAGAAAAGGGTCTAAGAGTTTTGAGATTAATTCTATTCAAGTCGACACATATTGGGATCTCTCTTTGGCCAAATTCGGATCTGGGCCTGAGCCATTGGAGGGCTTCTATTTGGCAGTGGTGTTTAATGGAGAGATGGTTCTACTTCTCGGGGATATGAGGAAAGAAGCATTCAAAAAGACTAATGCCACACCTGGTTTTTACAATGCCATCTTCGTTAGCAAGAAGGAACACATTTTTGGAAAGAAGTTGTATGGCACTAAGGCTCAATTTTGGGACAATGGCCAGAATCATAATCTATCAATTGAGTGTGACACAGTTGGTACAGACGACCCCTTCCTCGCCATCCGCATAGATAGTAAGATGGTTATGCAGGTGAAGCACCTCCGATGGAAGTTTCGGGGAAATCAGACCATCTTAATTGATGGGCTCCCGGTAGAAGTTTTCTGGGATGTCCATAATTGGCTGTTTGGTCCAAGTGTCGGAAATGCAGTTTTCATGTTCCAAACTTGCTCCTCAGCTGAGAAGTTGTGGTCAAGCCAACCATTCTTTGATTCCTCTGCCTTGCTTTCGCCTTGCTCACAGAATTTCAGGGAGTTTAAATTACAAGGTCTTGGTTTTTCACTGATTTTGTATGCTTGGAAGAATGAGTAG